The sequence ATCCCCCCGCAGCACCGGTGAGAAATCGAGGCCGGTCATGGTCTCCGGCGGTTCCACCCCCATCAGCCGCAGGAGCGTGACCGGGATGTCGTGCGAGCTGATGAGAGCATCACTCCGCCCCGGTTTCACGCCGGGCGCCCGCACCATCAGCAGCAGGTCCGCGATCTCGCGCGACATCGGGTGCCCCTGCTTCGAGATCACGCCGTGCTCGCCCAGGCAGTGCCCGTGGTCGGAAACCACCACCACGATCGTATCCTCGGTCAGCCCCAGCCGCTCCATCGTCTCCATCAGCACCCCGAACCAGCGGTCGGCCATCGTCACCTCGCCCGCGTAGTTGGCCCGCAGGCGCCGCAGCTCGGCCGCGGTCAGTCCCTGCGCCGGGCCGTAGCCCGACAGGGTCACGTCGCCCACCTCATCGCCGCTGGGATCGTAGGGCTTGCGGTAGTACTCCGGCGGATCCCACGGCTCGTGCGGATCGAACGATTCAACCGTCAGGAATAGCCGCTCCGCGTCGCGGTTCTGTTGGAGCCACGCCGCGGCCGCGCGCAAGACCTGGGGGGCGAAGTAGTCCTCCTCGCAGCGGCGTTCCGCCGTGTTCATCAGGTACTGGCGCAGCAAGCCGTAGCCGCGGCGTTCTGCGAGTGGCTGCTGCAGGGTCGAGGCGGGCAGGTGCGCCGCGATCGCCTCCGGCGACGGCTCCGGGCCGGAGCGGTACTTGTCATTCTCCTGCCCGCGAATCCAGGTCCATTGATCGAAGCCGCGGTGGAAGTTCTTCGACGGCTTGAACTGGTGATAGACGTCGCTGATGAGTCCGGCGCGATAGCCGGCCTCGTGCAGGACCTCCGACAGCGCAGGGCGCTCCTCGCGCATGGGCCCCCAGCCGGGCGCGCCGACGAAATCGCCCTTGTATTGGCGGTGGTCGGAGAACGGGAACACCCGCGCGCCGGTGTAGAGCCCGCGCCGGAACGGCAGCGTGGGCAGTGATTCGGGGTGGGCGGCGGTGAACACGACGCTCTCCCGCGCGAAAGCGTCCAGGTGCGGCGTGCGTATCCACTGATTGCCATAGGCGCCGACGTGGTCCTGGCGCAGGGTATCGAAGACGACGAGGATGCAGTTCAAGTGGCAGTGACCTCCTCAGGGCATGTGGAGGTCAGGATACCGCAAGCCCTGCGCTGTGTCAAACGCAGCCACACATCCGCTGACTTCGGCCAGGAAGTGCTAGCGGTCCGGCGAACGTCTCCCTATGTCGGGAACAGGTCGGCTTGCCCCGATGCCCTGGGCGCACCTACGACCGGAGCTTGCCCGCCACTTCGGCCACGCGCCGGCCCAGGGTGCGGGCGATCGCCAATTCGTCCTCGTTCGGCCCCTGGTCGGCCATGGGGCCAGAGACCGAGCTCGCGCCATAGGGGGTCCCGCCGCGGGTGGTGGAGATCAGCCGCTCCTCCGCATAAGGCACTCCGACGATGACCATCCCCTGGTGGATCAACGGCAGCCACATGGTGAGGATGGTGATCTCGTTGGCGCCGTGCATGGTCGAGCTGCTGGTGAAGGCGGCCCCGACCTTGCCCACCAGCGTCCCCTCCATCCACAGCGGCCCCCAACCGTCCACCACCGCCTTGAGCGATGCGGTCATGTTGCCGAAGCGTGTGGGCGAGCCCAGGATCACCGCGTCCGCCCAACGGAAATCATCCAGCGTCACCTCGCGCACCTGCATGAACCGGGCGTGCGCCGCCTGCCAGCGCTCGTTCTGCTGGATGATGGCTTCGGGTTCTGACGCCGGCGGGCGCGCCAGTCGCGCCTCCGCCTCCGCCACCTGGCGCGCGCCCTCGGCTACGGCCTCCGCCAGCTTGTGGGTATTGCCGTACCTGCTGTCGAACACGATCAGGATGTTCATCTGTCACCCCTCGGCATGGCGGCGGGCCCGAACCATGAGGCTAGGGCTCGCCTCGTCACCTTGCACATATGCGCTTGCGGCTCGCCTACCTGGGCAACTGCGGATAGACCGGCTTGCCCTTGCTCAGCGAGGTCACGTAGGCCGCCAGTTGCGCGTAGCGGGGATCCTTGGGCTCCAGGGCCTTACCCTTGAGGAACATGGTGATGCAGCCGTTGTTCATCTCCCCCAGGGTGATCACGCGTCCCGCCCCCATCTTCCACTTGGGGAAGGTCGCCGCCGATCCCTTGAGGGTGGGGATGGGCACGTCCATGCCCATCGCTTGGACCTTGCCGCCGGTAGTGCCGCCGTTCGGGTGGCAGGAGTTGCAGGTCGCCCGGTTGGTGCCCAGCTTGGGATCGCTATAGACCTGCTTGCCGGCGGCGATGGCCTTGTCCAGCGCCGCCACCTGCTGCTTCTCCGTCAGCATCTGGTGCATCATCTGCGCTTGCAGCGCCGACAGCGCCATCAGCACCACCAGTCCCGTCATTACCGCCACTGCGAGCTTCGTCCTCATCCGCTCTCACCTCCTTTTCGGTGATGTGCTATCTCTCCCGTTCGCCGACCTGGCGGCGCGCCTGTCGCCGCCAGGCAGCGATTACCATGCCTGACACCGCCCCCATCGCCCCCGCAATGGCCAGGGCCGGCCACCACGACCGTTGCCCAGCCGAGGGCGGGACCGGATCGCCGACGGCGCTGGGGCCGGGCGTCGGCGTCGCTGCCGGCGCCGCCGGGGCGGTAGAGGCGGAAGATGTCAGATAGGCGATGATGCCGTCGAGCTGCTTCTCGCTCCAATCGAACTTCGGCATGAGGGTGCCGGGCTTGACCGCCGGTGGATCGCGAAGCCACTTGCGCAACCAGTCCTTCGTTCGCCGCTTGCCGACATCGGTCAGGTCCGGGCCGGGGCCGGGCGCGCCTTCACCTTTCAGCATGTGGCAATTCAGGCAGGCACGCTCCGTCCAGAGTTGCCTGCCCTGCTCGATGAGCCGGCCATCCTGTGCTGCGCCTGGGTTCGCGCACACGCCAGCCATGGTCACGACTACGGTCATCAACACGACTGCGACAGCGAGTCCTGCTCTCATGCTGCTATCTCCATTCGCGGATGCGGGTTTGCGCCAGCTTCGCACGGATGAAGAGGGCACCCTGTCGGGTTCGAGGACAAGCCCGGGCGCATGTGCGGGTGGTACGACAATGAGGCGAGGCGGATGGCGGCCGGCCCCACGACGCGCCTATCGGCTGGGGCGGAAGCTCTCGCGGCGGTTGACGTAGCGGTCGGCCGAGATGGCGGCGATCGCGCCGTCCGCCGCCGCCGTGATCGCCTGCCTGAACTCGGTGCACCGGACGTCGCCCGCCGCGAAGACCCCGGGGATCGCCGTCGCCATCGCGCGGTCAACGCGGATGCAACCGTTCTCGGTGAGCTCCAACGTGCCGCCCAGGAAATCGGTCACCGGCTTGTTGCCCGCGAGGTAGATGAACACGCCATCCACCGCCAGCGTCCGCGTTCCCCCTTCGGGCGCGCCGACCACGATCTCGCGCACCTGGGCGTCCCCGCGGATCTCGACGAGCTTGGTATCCGCCAGCATCTCGATCTTGGGATCCGCCGCCAACGCTTGGCGCACCTCATCGCTCACCCACAGCTTGGGCGGCGGCGCCACCAAGTGCACCTTGGCCGCGAACTTGGTCAGCAGCAGCGCGTCATCCACCGCCTCCTCGCTATTGCCCACCACCGCCACTACCTGACCGTCGTAGAAAGCGCCGTCGCAGGTCGCGCAGTAGCTGACCCCGCGCCCTACCCGCTGCTCCTCGCCCGGAACACGATCTCCGCGCCCCATCGCTCCGGTGGCGATGATGACGGCCTTGCCCAGGAGCACCCCCTCGCCGGTGAATACCCGTTTCGTATCCTGGCTGAGATCCACCCCGAGCACCGGCGCCTGCAGGTACTCCGCGCCGAAATCGAGCGCCTGCTGTTTGATGGTCCGCGCCAGCTCCGCGCCCGACACCGGCGTCGTCACCGACGGGAAGTTGGCAATCTTCGGGGCGACCGCCAGCGATCCGCCGAGCTTGGCCTTGTCTATCAGCAGGGTCTTCAGCCGCGCGCGCGCCGCGTAGATGGCGGCCGTGCCCCCGGCCGGGCCCGCGCCGATGATGACGACGTCGTGCATCGTCTCGGCGTTTTCGCTCACTGGCTCGTCCTCGTTCGCACGATGGTCGGGCGCGAATAGGCCGCCGATGACAGCCGCCCAGGGCCCATTGGCTCGCTGTTTCCGGCATGGCGCGGGCGTCTCCTGCATGACGCTGTCGCGCGGCGCCCACGCAGCTACCGCAGGCGTAGAACGTTCTCGTCACCGGCCTGGTCATGGGTGTTGCGCGGCGGCAACAGACTACGGTTCACAACCGCCGTGGTTCCTGCTACGCTGGTAGCGGCCAGTCGCGAGCCAATCGGGCGGCCGCAGTGGTCGCGGGTCTGCGGACGAGACTGCTCCGCGACGCGTGGCCGCCGACGGCAGCAACGAGTCAGTCAAAGGAGTCGCAGGGATGACCTCGGGAAGGACCGCTGATGCCGGCCGAAGGCCGGCTGAGGGCATGGCACACGATGTGAGCTTGACGCAGGCCTTGCGCTGCGCGTCGCGCGGGGGCGAGGACCACTGCTCGCGGTGTATCGAGGAGTTCGGCGCTGTGGCCAGCGACCCGCGGGCGGCGGCGTATTCAACCTACTCGGAGCGACCAGGGCCGGCGGCGGGGTAATCGCCCGCGCTCGCGCTCGGGTTGGCGGTAGAGGCGGCGGACACGGGCGTCGCAACCGCCGAGGCGGCTTGATGCCTCGCGTCGCCAGGCGCTTGCTCCTGCGCGCCGCCGAGCATGAGCGACGATTGCGACAGGAACACGCCGGAGCGGACGCGAACCACGCGGGAGACCGGGCCCGGAGATGGCGATTGTGGACGAAACCTGCCGCATCCACGCCACGCGGCCACCGCCAACGACGGCGCGCCCGACAAGCTGGCGCACAATCCGCGCGGCGAGGCACCGCCGCGCTCTACCCATGCAAGGAGGAAATGGGCACATGACGGGCGAGCACACACTGCCGGATCTCCCGTATTCCTACGACGCGCTGGAGCCGCACTATGACGAGCAGACGCTGCAGCTGCATCACGACCTTCATCACGCGGGCTATGTCAAGGGCCTCAACGCGGCCGAGGAGAAGGTCGCGGCGATGCTGAAGGCGAACGATTTCGGCGCCGCCAAGGCGGTGTGCGCGGAGCTGGCGTTTCACGGTTCGGGGCATATCCTGCATTCGCTGTTCTGGAGCAACATGAAGCCGGGCGGAGGGGGTGAACCGGCGGGCGAGCTGGCGGCGGCGATCAAGCAGCAGTTCGGCGGCTTCCAGGGGTTCAAGGACCTATTCCTGGCGGCGACCAACGCGGTGGCGGGCTCGGGCTGGGGCATTCTCGCCCATCGCCAAGCGGATGACGCGCTGGTGGTGCTGCAGGCGGAGAAGCATGAGAACCTGACCCAATGGGGGGTTACGCCCTTGCTCGCGCTCGACGTGTGGGAGCACGCCTACTACCTGAAGTACCAGAACAAGCGACCGCAGTGGACCCAGGCGTTCATGGAGCACCTCGTCAACTGGGACGACGTGGCCCGGCGTCTGGCGCAGGCCCGCGGGCGATAACCGGGCGCAGCGCCGGCAGCGCATGGACGCGGATGGTCGCTCAGATGTCATTCTGAGCCGCAGGCGAAGAATCCCCTACCTCCTGCGCAACTCCGATAGGGGATTCCGCCACGGGCGGACAAGTCTTCGGTCGCCAGGCTCCCTCAGAATGACGTGACGGCTCGCATTCGCGCCGATCGGCAGACACCGGTCCTGGCGCCTGCGAAAATACTGCGAGGAGGTAACTGCAACCCAAAATGGATGTTCCCAAGCAGGCGCCAGAGTTCGAGCTGATACCCCACACCACGACGCGCGTCGCCATCGGCGAGCGCGTGGGCAAGAGCCGGCGGGAGATCCCGCATTTCGACCTCTTCGCCCACGCCGATGCGAGCGCGCTGGTGGCCTATCGCCAGCGGCTCAAGCGAGCGGGTGACGGATGGGCGCCGACCTTTAACGACCTGTTCATCTACATCGTGGCGCGCCTGCTGCCCGAGTTCCCTATGCTCAACGCGTGGTACGCGGAGGAGGGGGTCAAGCGGTTCAAGCCGGTGCACCTGGGCTTCGCGGTGCAAACCGACCAGGGGGTGCTGCTGCCGACGCTGTTCGACGCCAACCGCAAACCCCTGCGCCAGATCAGCGAGGAGGCGCACGAGCTTAGTGAGCTCGCCCGCGGCGGTCGGCTGCGGGCGAGCTACCAGCAGTGGGGCGGGTTCACCATCTCCAACGTCGGCCCCAAGCGCATCGAGGCCTTCGCCGCCATCATCAGCCCCCCGCAGACCGGGATCCTGGCCATCGGCCCCATCGCCAAGCGTCCGCTGGTGGTGGGCGATGAGGTGGCGGCGCGCTCGACGGTGTGGCTGACGCTGACCGTGGATCACCGCGTCGTGGACGGCGCGGTCGGCGCGGAGTTCCTGGCCGCGCTCATGCCCCGCCTCGAGGACTGGGCCGGCGAGGAAGGGGAGTAGCATGGCGCGGCCGTCCACCGAGCAGCTCCTGGCGCTCTACGAGGACCTGCTGCGCGTGCGGTTCTTCGAGGAGAAGATCAACGATGAGCTTTTCCCCTCCGGCCTCATCCGCGGGCTCACCCACCTCTACATCGGCCAGGAGGCGGTCGGCGTCGGCGTCATTCGCGCCCTGCAGCCACCGGACTACGTGCTCAGCACCCACCGCGGTCACGGCCACTGCCTGCTGCGGGGCTCCGATCCGGCGCGCATCTACGCCGAGATCCTGGGCCGCCGCGACGGCGTGTGCCGCGGCAAGGGCGGCTCCATGCACCTGGCCGACATGGAAACCGACTTCGTCGGCTGCAACCCGGTGGTCGGCGCCAACCTCCCCATCGGCGCCGGCCTCGCCTTCGCCGCCAAGTACCTGGGCAACGGGCGCCTGACCGCCGTCTTCTTCGGCGACGGCGCCATCAACACCGGCGCCTTCCACGAATCCGCCAACCTGGCGGCCCTGTGGAAGCTGCCGCTGTTCCTCATCTGCGAGAACAACCGCTACGCCATTTCGGTCTCGGTGGAGCGCGCCAGCGCCGTCACCGACCTTGCCGACCGCGCCGCCGCCTACGGCATCTGGCACGAGACCGTGGACGGTATGCGGGTCGGGGAGGTATTCGAGGCGGCCCAGCGCGCCGCCGAGGTCTGCCGCAGCCACCAGCAGCCGGTGCTGCTGGTGGCCAACACCTATCGCTTCGTCGGCCACTATACCAGCGACACTCTGCGCTACCGCCCGCCCGACGAGGCGCGCGACGAGTTCCGCGAGCACGACCCCGTCCACCTCGCCGAGCGCCAGCTCACCGACGACTGCGCGGTGGACATGCAGCAGCTCGTGGCGCTGCGTGATCGCGTGCACCGCGAGATCGAGCAGGCGGCGGAAACGGCCAAGCTCAGCCCGCCGCCGCCGCCGGAGTCGGCGCTGGAGGACGTCTATGCCCCCGAAGGCTGACGTCTCCGCCCCGGAGCAGACCCGTATGCGCGAGGTCGCCTACGCGCTGGCGGTGCGCACCGCCCTGCGCGAGGAGATGCAGCGCGACGAGCGGGTCTTTCTGATGGGCGAGGACATCGCAGTCTATGGCGGCGTCTATGGGGCGACCCGCGGCCTGCTGCGCGAGTTCGGCGACAAGCGCGTGCTGGACACGCCGATCTCCGAGGCGGCGATCGCCGGTATGGCGGTGGGCGCCGCCATCGGCGGCCTGCGCCCGGTGGCGGAGATCATGTACTGCGATTTCCTCTCCATCGCCCTCGATGCCATCGCCAACCAGGCGGCCAAGCTGCGCTACATGAGCGCGGGGCAACTGAGCATCCCGGTGGTCATTCGCACCTCCGCCGGCGGGCATGGATATGCCGCCCAGCATTCGCAATCCCTGGAGGCCTGGGTCACCCATATCCCCGGCCTCAAGGTCGTCATGCCCGGCACTTGCGCCGATGCGCGCGGGCTGCTCAAGTCCGCTATCCGCGACCCCAACCCGGTGGTGGTGATCGAGCACAAGGCCCTCTACCAGACCACCGGCCCCATCCCCGCGCAGGAGACGCTCGAGCCCATCGGTGTGGCCAGGGTCATGCGTGAGGGCACGGACGTGACGCTCGTCTCGTGGTCGGCGATGGCGGGCGCGTGTTTCGAGGCCGCCCAGGAGCTGGCAGGGGAGGGGATCGAGGCGGAGGTCATAGACCTGCGCACCCTGCTGCCGGCGGACTTCGAAACCGTCGTGGACTCGGTACGCAAGACGGGGCGGCTGGTGGTGGCGCACGAGGCGGTGACCTACGGCGGATTCGGGGCCGAGGTGGTGGCGCAACTGACCGAGCGCGCGTGGGGCGATCTCAAGGCGCCCCCGGTGCGCGTGGGTTCGCGCTTCGCGCCGGTACCCTTCGCGGAGCCGCTGGAGGCCTGCGTCATGGCGGGTAAGCAGGAAGTTGTCGCCGCGGTGCGCTCCTGTATAGGTCGGGATCGGTAGGCCGGGCGTCTCGCCCGGCGCCCCTACAAATCGCCATGTGTGGATACCGAGGAGGTGACCCATGTCGGCGTTGCAAGTGGGAGCCAGGGCCCCGGATTTCGAGCTCAAGGCCACCGGCGATACTACGGTTCGCCTGTCGGAGCTGCTGAAGCAGGGCAAGCACGTCGTGATCGCGTTCTACCCGGCGGCGTTCAGCCCGGTATGCGGCGACGAGCTGAGCCTGTTCCAGGAGGCGCGCGACGAGTTCGCGCGTCTCAACGCCCAGGTCATCGCCATCTCGGTGGACAACGTGTGGTCGGCGGATGCGTTCGCGCAGGCCAAAGGGATAGCTTTCCCGCTGCTGGCGGATTTCCACCCCAAGGGAGCGGTGGCGGAGAAGTTCGGGGTCATGCGCGACGACGGCATCGCCGAGCGCGCGCTGTTCATCATAGACCCCCGGGGCGTCATTCGCTACAGCTACGTCTCGCCCGTCGCGGAGAACCCGGGGGCTGATCGCCTGCTCGACGCCCTGGAGCAGATGAGCGCGGGTGGGACATGACCGGCAGGTTCATGTCTGGGGTGGCGCAGGTTTCTAACCTGCGAGAAGCCACAGGATGCAATCCTGTGCCACCGAAGGAAGACCAAACCCATCGTCTGCGCGTGGCAGTCTCGGATGACGATTGGTCGCGCGGCCCCGCCGACGCGCCGGTGACGCTGGTCGAGTACGCGGACTACGAGTGCCCCCACTGCCAGGCGGCGTACCCGGTGCTCGAGGAGCTGCTGCGCGCGCACGCCGACCGGCTGCGCTTCGTTGTGCGGCACTTCCCGGTGACGAGCGCTCACCCCCGCGCCGCGGCCGCGGCCCTGGCCGCGGAGGCCGCGGGGCGGCAGGGCAAGTTCTGGGAGATGCACGCGCGGCTGTTTGGGGATCCGGGGCAACTCGATCCCGCCGACCTGCGGCGCCATGCGCGAGACCTCGGCCTCGACCGGGAGCGCTTCCAGGAGGACCTGGATGACCCGCGCCTGGCGCGCAAAATCCAGGAGCACAGGCGCCAGGGGCTGCGCAGCGGCGTCAACGGCACGCCGACGCTGTTCTTCAACGGCGCGCGGTATGATGGGCCGCGCGACCTGAAGTCCCTGTCACAGGCGGTGGAGAAAACGGCCGAAGACTAACCACAGAGCGCACAGAACACGGAGAACGGATGAATGAACCACAAAGACACGAAGTCACCAAGGGAACGGGGATCCCAATTCTGACATCTCAAATCCGATCTTTGTGTCTTTGTGCCTTGGTGGTTCAACACCATGGATTGCCTCCTCGAACTGCCCCACATGCGCGAGCTGACGCTGGATGATCGTGAGGTCGTGGAGGCGGCCTTGGCGCGCGAGCCGCCCGACACCTCGGAGCTGACCTTCACCAACCTCTTCATCTGGCGTCACGCATACGGCCTGCGGTTGAGCCGGGTGGAGGGCGCGCTGTGCATCTTCGCCTGGCGCGCCGATCCGGAGGAATCGTTCCTGCTGCCGCCGCTAATGGTTGAAAGGATGTCATTCCGAGGGAGTGCAGCGACCGAGGAATCTCCAGTCGGGGTTGCGCGGGAGGTAGGGGATTCCTCGCCGGAGCTCGGAATGACACCATCCGGGGCCCCGACGATCGTAGAACGCGCCCTGGCGCACCTGCGCGACCACGGCCACGACCCCAAGCTGGCGCGCGTCTCGACCGCACAACTCGAACGCCTGGGCGTCACCGGCGAGCGCTTCTCGGTCGAGCCGGATCGCGACAACTGGGACTACGTCTATTCCGTGCGCGACCTGGTCGAGCTGGCCGGCGACAAGTACCACCGCAAGCGCAACCACATCGCCCAGTTCCAGGCCGAGCACACGCAGTGGGAGTATCGCCCCCTCACGCCCGACCTCGCGCCCGCGTGCGAGGAGCTGCAGGACCTGTGGTGTGATGAGAAGCACTGCGATCTCTCAGCCACGCTGCATGCCGAATCGCGCGCGGTCAAGGAAGCCCTGCACAACCTCGACCGCCTGTCCGCGCTCGGGGGCTGCATTCTCGTCGGCGGAAAGGTCGAAGCCTTCACCCTCGGCGAGCCGCTCAACGCCGACACCGTGACCATCCACATCGAGAAGGCGAACGCCGCCTTCCACGGCCTCTACCAGGTCATCAATCAGCAGTTCCTCGAGCACCAGGGGCATGATTTCGCCTACGTCAACCGTCAGCAGGACCTCGGCGTCCAGGGCCTGCGCAAGGCCAAGGAGTCCTACCACCCGCACCACATGATCGAGAAGTACGTCGTGCGGTTGCGGGCATAGCCGGGCGCGCGGCGCTACACGCCGCGTGAATCCATTTCGCCGGCGGACTGCATCATAACCATCGGAAGTCGTGTCGTGCGGAGGGATATGATGGAGACGGTCGGTGTCGGGTTGATCGCGGTGGCGGTGTTCGGCTATTTCGCGTGGGCGCGCTACATGAGCTACAGGGATGCGGCAGCGCTGTTGGAGAGGGGAGTAGACCCGTCCACTGTCATCCAGTGGAGGGAGCGGTGGGCAACCCGCGCGGGTCTGCTCCAGGGGGCGAAGCTCCTGGTGCTCGGCGTATTGCTGTTCTCCCTGTCATCCCGGTTCGGAAGATGGATCGGCGCGCCTGACGAAACATGGATGATCGGCTTCGTAGGTGCGTTCATTGCGGTCTTCGGGCTGATTGTCATCGTCGCGTACGCGATCTGGTCGCGCCGAGTAGGCGCCGGGCACGGCGGTGGCAGGCTGGGAGCCTCTGACCGCTCGAGGGCGAGAGAATGAACGCGGAGGCGACGTGCGCGCCGTCGTGGCTGATGATGACCGGCCGCGCCGAGGATCACCGCGCCGATGCGGTTGCCATCCAGCGGGCACGCAACGGCGATCGGTCGGCCTTTGACGAGATCGTTCGGCGCCACCAAGGGCGCGTCTACAACCTGGCCTATCGCATGCTGCGACATCCCCAAGACGCCGAGGACGTGACCCAGGAAGCGTTTCTCAAGGCGTTCGGAGCTCTGCCGCGGCTCAAGAATGAGCGCGCCTTCGCCTCGTGGCTCGGGCGCATCGCGGCCAACCTGTGCCTGATGCGGCTGCGGTCGGCGCAGCGCGCGGAGACGCTAACCGATCCGGCGGTGATCGCTGAGGGAAGCGCATGCGCTGGGAATCCGTCGAGCCTCGACATCGTCGGGGAGACGCGCGCGGCGATAGCCAAGCTGCCGCCCAAGTACCGGCTGGCGGTGGTCGCCTTCTACCTGGAGGGTCGTTCCTGCCGCGAGGGCGCCCGTCTGGCCGGAGTGCCGGTGCTGACGTTCAAGACGCGACTCTACCGCGCGCGCAAGCTGCTGCGCGATCTGCTTGGCGAAGTGCCGGAGGGACCCACACCATGAGATGCCGGCGCGTCCGCCAGAAGCTTCAGCCCCTGGTAGACGGAGCCCTCGCCGAGAAGGAGGCCGCGGCCCTCCGTCAGCATCTGAGCGCCTGCGCCGCCTGCGGCCTCGAGTTCGAGGCGCTGCGCGCCCTCGATCGCGCCCTGGCGGCCGAACCCACGGTTCAGCCGCCGCCGACCATGACCGCGGCGATAGTCAGCCAGGCCGCCGCCCGTTCGCTCATGGCGCCCGCGACGCTCATCCCGCGACGGCTGGAGGCGCTGAGCCTGGCGGGGTTGGCCCTTGCCTTGGCGGCGTTCGCCGTGGCCGTGTTCGCCGTCGGCGGGATCTCGATCACGATCGGCCCGTTGACCGTGGGCACCACGGGCGTGATCGCCGTCATCGTTGCGGCGGTCTCCGCCGCCTTCGGTTCCCTCTACTACGGGACCTGCGCCTGAGAACTCCGAGGAGGGTCACCCATGCAACGCGTCAATGAGACAGAGTGCGAGTTCAGGCACGGCGACAGCGGCCCCAAGTACGTCATGCGGGGGCCGCGCCACGAATGGGGGATCATCGTCTTCCATCCCGGCCAGAGTCTCGGCGCCCACCGCCACAGCGAGGTCGAGGAGACCTTCTACTTCGTCTCCGGGGAACCGCTGATG is a genomic window of Armatimonadota bacterium containing:
- a CDS encoding alpha-ketoacid dehydrogenase subunit beta — its product is MPPKADVSAPEQTRMREVAYALAVRTALREEMQRDERVFLMGEDIAVYGGVYGATRGLLREFGDKRVLDTPISEAAIAGMAVGAAIGGLRPVAEIMYCDFLSIALDAIANQAAKLRYMSAGQLSIPVVIRTSAGGHGYAAQHSQSLEAWVTHIPGLKVVMPGTCADARGLLKSAIRDPNPVVVIEHKALYQTTGPIPAQETLEPIGVARVMREGTDVTLVSWSAMAGACFEAAQELAGEGIEAEVIDLRTLLPADFETVVDSVRKTGRLVVAHEAVTYGGFGAEVVAQLTERAWGDLKAPPVRVGSRFAPVPFAEPLEACVMAGKQEVVAAVRSCIGRDR
- a CDS encoding c-type cytochrome encodes the protein MRAGLAVAVVLMTVVVTMAGVCANPGAAQDGRLIEQGRQLWTERACLNCHMLKGEGAPGPGPDLTDVGKRRTKDWLRKWLRDPPAVKPGTLMPKFDWSEKQLDGIIAYLTSSASTAPAAPAATPTPGPSAVGDPVPPSAGQRSWWPALAIAGAMGAVSGMVIAAWRRQARRQVGERER
- a CDS encoding FAD-dependent oxidoreductase — encoded protein: MSENAETMHDVVIIGAGPAGGTAAIYAARARLKTLLIDKAKLGGSLAVAPKIANFPSVTTPVSGAELARTIKQQALDFGAEYLQAPVLGVDLSQDTKRVFTGEGVLLGKAVIIATGAMGRGDRVPGEEQRVGRGVSYCATCDGAFYDGQVVAVVGNSEEAVDDALLLTKFAAKVHLVAPPPKLWVSDEVRQALAADPKIEMLADTKLVEIRGDAQVREIVVGAPEGGTRTLAVDGVFIYLAGNKPVTDFLGGTLELTENGCIRVDRAMATAIPGVFAAGDVRCTEFRQAITAAADGAIAAISADRYVNRRESFRPSR
- a CDS encoding superoxide dismutase gives rise to the protein MTGEHTLPDLPYSYDALEPHYDEQTLQLHHDLHHAGYVKGLNAAEEKVAAMLKANDFGAAKAVCAELAFHGSGHILHSLFWSNMKPGGGGEPAGELAAAIKQQFGGFQGFKDLFLAATNAVAGSGWGILAHRQADDALVVLQAEKHENLTQWGVTPLLALDVWEHAYYLKYQNKRPQWTQAFMEHLVNWDDVARRLAQARGR
- a CDS encoding sulfatase, encoding MNCILVVFDTLRQDHVGAYGNQWIRTPHLDAFARESVVFTAAHPESLPTLPFRRGLYTGARVFPFSDHRQYKGDFVGAPGWGPMREERPALSEVLHEAGYRAGLISDVYHQFKPSKNFHRGFDQWTWIRGQENDKYRSGPEPSPEAIAAHLPASTLQQPLAERRGYGLLRQYLMNTAERRCEEDYFAPQVLRAAAAWLQQNRDAERLFLTVESFDPHEPWDPPEYYRKPYDPSGDEVGDVTLSGYGPAQGLTAAELRRLRANYAGEVTMADRWFGVLMETMERLGLTEDTIVVVVSDHGHCLGEHGVISKQGHPMSREIADLLLMVRAPGVKPGRSDALISSHDIPVTLLRLMGVEPPETMTGLDFSPVLRGDQEAHRDHTTTAWGPFVMVRDARMWYNAFLGREAERLYDLQADAQLRRNLAAEHPEVCAHMAALAVADAGEPIPEWLLGMRNQPGCTPLEPELAVE
- a CDS encoding redoxin domain-containing protein; protein product: MSALQVGARAPDFELKATGDTTVRLSELLKQGKHVVIAFYPAAFSPVCGDELSLFQEARDEFARLNAQVIAISVDNVWSADAFAQAKGIAFPLLADFHPKGAVAEKFGVMRDDGIAERALFIIDPRGVIRYSYVSPVAENPGADRLLDALEQMSAGGT
- a CDS encoding thiamine pyrophosphate-dependent enzyme, whose product is MARPSTEQLLALYEDLLRVRFFEEKINDELFPSGLIRGLTHLYIGQEAVGVGVIRALQPPDYVLSTHRGHGHCLLRGSDPARIYAEILGRRDGVCRGKGGSMHLADMETDFVGCNPVVGANLPIGAGLAFAAKYLGNGRLTAVFFGDGAINTGAFHESANLAALWKLPLFLICENNRYAISVSVERASAVTDLADRAAAYGIWHETVDGMRVGEVFEAAQRAAEVCRSHQQPVLLVANTYRFVGHYTSDTLRYRPPDEARDEFREHDPVHLAERQLTDDCAVDMQQLVALRDRVHREIEQAAETAKLSPPPPPESALEDVYAPEG
- the wrbA gene encoding NAD(P)H:quinone oxidoreductase translates to MNILIVFDSRYGNTHKLAEAVAEGARQVAEAEARLARPPASEPEAIIQQNERWQAAHARFMQVREVTLDDFRWADAVILGSPTRFGNMTASLKAVVDGWGPLWMEGTLVGKVGAAFTSSSTMHGANEITILTMWLPLIHQGMVIVGVPYAEERLISTTRGGTPYGASSVSGPMADQGPNEDELAIARTLGRRVAEVAGKLRS
- a CDS encoding 2-oxo acid dehydrogenase subunit E2, with protein sequence MDVPKQAPEFELIPHTTTRVAIGERVGKSRREIPHFDLFAHADASALVAYRQRLKRAGDGWAPTFNDLFIYIVARLLPEFPMLNAWYAEEGVKRFKPVHLGFAVQTDQGVLLPTLFDANRKPLRQISEEAHELSELARGGRLRASYQQWGGFTISNVGPKRIEAFAAIISPPQTGILAIGPIAKRPLVVGDEVAARSTVWLTLTVDHRVVDGAVGAEFLAALMPRLEDWAGEEGE
- a CDS encoding thioredoxin domain-containing protein, coding for MPPKEDQTHRLRVAVSDDDWSRGPADAPVTLVEYADYECPHCQAAYPVLEELLRAHADRLRFVVRHFPVTSAHPRAAAAALAAEAAGRQGKFWEMHARLFGDPGQLDPADLRRHARDLGLDRERFQEDLDDPRLARKIQEHRRQGLRSGVNGTPTLFFNGARYDGPRDLKSLSQAVEKTAED